A single region of the Arthrobacter sp. PAMC25564 genome encodes:
- a CDS encoding thiamine-phosphate kinase encodes MIEKPLTVAGLSESGLLERIFPRLNRASDGNRTVLLGPGDDAAIVAAPDGRTVLSIDTQVADQDFRLQWNNGYRTSGYDVGWKAAAQNLSDINAMGARATSMVVSLTMPPETPVSWVEDFADGLTAGIRGLGAPDCAVAGGDLGRGRELAVTVAVLGTLDGKEPVLRSGARPGDTLALAGTVGRAAAGLALLESATSVDTLGAELRGLMDTQCRPQPPLAAGPLARDAGATAMMDISDGLVRDGNRLAAASHAVLNLDTAALKELAVPLRPASDLLGTDPMAWVLGGGEDHGLLATFPADVQLPPGFTAIGSVEAPAATESTGVKIAGRPADTVGWDHFAD; translated from the coding sequence ATGATCGAAAAACCCCTGACCGTAGCCGGGCTCTCCGAGTCCGGGCTCCTTGAACGGATCTTCCCCCGCCTCAACCGCGCCTCCGACGGCAACAGGACTGTGCTGCTGGGCCCCGGTGACGACGCCGCCATCGTGGCTGCCCCGGATGGCCGGACGGTGCTCAGCATCGACACCCAGGTGGCGGACCAGGACTTCCGGCTCCAGTGGAACAACGGCTACCGGACGTCCGGGTACGACGTCGGCTGGAAGGCCGCGGCGCAGAACCTGAGTGACATCAACGCCATGGGCGCCCGCGCCACCTCCATGGTCGTGAGCCTGACCATGCCGCCGGAGACCCCCGTCTCCTGGGTGGAGGATTTCGCGGACGGACTCACCGCCGGAATCCGCGGACTTGGCGCACCGGACTGCGCGGTGGCCGGCGGGGACCTCGGCCGGGGGCGCGAACTCGCCGTCACCGTTGCCGTCCTCGGGACCCTCGACGGCAAGGAGCCGGTGCTGCGCTCCGGCGCCCGCCCGGGGGATACCCTGGCCCTGGCCGGCACCGTCGGCCGCGCCGCCGCCGGGCTCGCCCTGCTGGAGTCGGCCACCAGCGTCGACACCCTGGGTGCGGAGCTGCGCGGGCTGATGGACACCCAATGCAGGCCGCAGCCGCCGCTCGCTGCCGGGCCGCTGGCCAGGGACGCCGGCGCCACGGCCATGATGGACATCTCCGACGGCCTGGTCCGGGACGGCAACCGGCTTGCCGCGGCGAGCCACGCCGTGCTCAACCTGGACACCGCCGCCCTGAAGGAACTCGCCGTCCCGCTCCGGCCGGCCTCGGACCTGCTGGGAACCGACCCGATGGCATGGGTCCTCGGCGGCGGCGAAGACCACGGCCTGCTCGCCACATTCCCGGCAGACGTTCAGCTACCTCCCGGTTTCACTGCGATAGGCTCGGTAGAAGCCCCTGCAGCAACGGAAAGCACGGGCGTCAAGATAGCGGGCAGGCCCGCTGACACTGTGGGATGGGATCACTTTGCAGACTAA
- the rsmD gene encoding 16S rRNA (guanine(966)-N(2))-methyltransferase RsmD: protein MSRIISGAAGGTTLVSVPGSLTRPTTDRVKEALFSRLDAFEVIADARVLDLYAGSGSLGVESASRGAVSVDLVEFDAKASGVCQRNADLVNTAAGRKVVSVHRSKVESFLDRSTEAVRWDLVFLDPPYPLEEPALAGVLAKLAPHLAAGAVVVVERSSRTPEPAWPDGMERFAERKYGETRLWFAEPGPEEAPDDAAENAIDDAQDAGLQDGS from the coding sequence ATGAGCCGGATCATTTCCGGTGCCGCCGGCGGAACCACGCTGGTCAGCGTGCCCGGCTCACTGACCCGTCCCACCACCGACCGGGTCAAGGAGGCGCTCTTCTCCCGCCTGGACGCCTTTGAGGTCATTGCCGACGCCCGGGTGCTGGATCTCTACGCCGGATCGGGCTCGCTCGGCGTGGAGAGTGCCAGCCGGGGCGCGGTGTCGGTGGACCTCGTGGAATTCGATGCCAAGGCCAGCGGGGTGTGCCAGCGGAACGCCGACCTGGTCAACACGGCCGCGGGCCGCAAGGTGGTCTCCGTGCACCGCTCCAAGGTCGAATCGTTCCTGGACCGGAGCACGGAAGCTGTCCGCTGGGACCTCGTTTTCCTCGACCCGCCCTACCCGCTGGAAGAACCCGCGCTGGCCGGGGTGCTGGCCAAACTCGCACCGCACCTCGCGGCCGGCGCCGTCGTCGTGGTGGAACGCTCCTCACGGACCCCGGAACCGGCCTGGCCGGACGGGATGGAACGGTTTGCGGAGCGGAAATACGGCGAGACCCGGCTGTGGTTCGCGGAGCCGGGTCCGGAAGAAGCGCCTGACGACGCGGCAGAAAATGCAATTGATGACGCCCAGGACGCCGGATTGCAGGACGGCAGCTAG
- a CDS encoding DAK2 domain-containing protein, with the protein MKRWLGKAETTLGNHSDRLNAINIFPVADGDTGTNLYLTVRAAAHATHKTVPAADIRGPEDLPQHVFGPPDPAQNDVGAVLAQAGQAAMEQARGNSGTLFAVFLCAAAEPLAGHTRLSAPLLAAALNRAQLRAWSALSDPVPGTMLSVMEAAARAAAAVDSAHDGDDSNHTLGLALDAAVEAALEAVVRTEDQLAALHTAHVVDAGGVGMLLILDCLRSAVLGEELQSELLDGLHGYDVQDPHIHADMPRDQGVEVMCTIELSPLDAAMLRQRLDEMGDSVIMSQVGGAADSSGHYRWRVHVHVLDAGPAVALIRSLGEPSDISVSELAVPRDPDEGLSSVPAASVAAPETRDFDGHDR; encoded by the coding sequence ATGAAGCGGTGGTTGGGCAAGGCAGAAACAACGCTAGGGAACCACAGCGACCGCCTGAACGCCATCAACATCTTCCCCGTCGCCGACGGCGACACCGGCACCAACCTCTACCTGACGGTCCGCGCCGCGGCCCACGCCACGCACAAGACTGTCCCGGCGGCGGACATCCGCGGCCCGGAGGACCTCCCGCAGCACGTCTTCGGACCACCCGATCCGGCGCAGAACGACGTCGGCGCGGTCCTGGCGCAGGCGGGCCAGGCAGCGATGGAACAGGCCCGCGGCAACTCCGGGACACTTTTCGCCGTCTTCCTCTGCGCCGCCGCCGAACCGTTGGCCGGCCACACCCGGCTGAGCGCCCCGCTGCTCGCCGCTGCCCTGAACCGGGCCCAGCTCCGGGCCTGGTCCGCGCTGAGCGACCCGGTGCCCGGAACCATGCTCTCCGTCATGGAGGCGGCCGCCCGGGCTGCCGCGGCCGTGGACTCGGCCCACGACGGCGACGACAGCAACCACACGCTCGGCCTGGCGCTGGACGCCGCCGTCGAGGCTGCACTCGAAGCCGTAGTCCGCACCGAAGACCAGCTCGCTGCCCTGCATACCGCGCATGTGGTGGATGCTGGCGGGGTGGGGATGCTGCTGATCCTCGACTGCCTGCGGTCCGCCGTGCTGGGCGAGGAACTCCAGAGCGAACTCCTCGATGGCCTGCACGGCTACGACGTCCAGGACCCCCACATCCACGCCGACATGCCGCGCGACCAGGGCGTGGAAGTCATGTGCACCATCGAACTCTCGCCGCTGGATGCTGCCATGCTGCGCCAGCGGCTCGACGAAATGGGCGACTCTGTGATCATGAGCCAGGTGGGTGGCGCGGCGGACTCGTCCGGCCACTACCGCTGGCGCGTCCATGTCCACGTCCTTGACGCCGGCCCTGCCGTGGCCCTGATCCGGTCCCTCGGCGAACCCTCCGACATTTCCGTGAGCGAGCTCGCCGTGCCGCGGGACCCGGATGAAGGGCTGTCCAGCGTTCCGGCAGCCAGCGTGGCCGCACCCGAAACCCGGGACTTCGACGGACATGACCGCTGA
- a CDS encoding D-alanine--D-alanine ligase family protein: MTTNVTTEGRSGQSRPRVAVLFGGRSSEHAVSCVTAAGVLGAIDRDKYEVIPIGIAKTGQWVLASGDTRDWSLSASSLPEVESSAQTVTLAEIGGEHQLIVASPNEVPLELGAVDVVFPLLHGPFGEDGTIQGFLELSDTRYVGAGVLASAVGMDKHFMKVVFESAGLHVGPYIAVTDRQWLNDPETVRKRVDRLGFPVFVKPARAGSSMGISKVDSMEGLDGAIEAARQHDPKLVIEAGITGREIECAVLEGRGTDAPRTSMPGEISVAGRGHEFYDFNAKYVEDNAAALSCPADLPEEAIARVRELAAVAFDAVGAEGLSRVDFFYTPGGELIINEINTMPGFTPKSMYPQMWKASGLGYPELIDELIYLALHRKTGLR; encoded by the coding sequence GTGACCACGAACGTGACCACAGAGGGCCGCTCCGGCCAGTCCAGGCCCCGGGTGGCGGTGCTCTTCGGCGGCCGCTCCAGCGAACACGCCGTCAGCTGCGTCACCGCGGCCGGTGTGCTCGGGGCGATCGACAGGGACAAGTACGAGGTGATCCCCATCGGCATCGCCAAGACCGGCCAATGGGTGCTGGCCTCCGGCGACACCCGCGACTGGTCCCTCTCCGCCTCCTCGCTGCCCGAGGTGGAATCCTCGGCGCAGACCGTCACCCTTGCCGAAATCGGCGGCGAACACCAGCTGATCGTGGCCTCGCCGAACGAGGTCCCGCTGGAACTCGGCGCCGTCGACGTTGTCTTCCCGCTGCTGCACGGGCCGTTCGGCGAGGACGGGACCATCCAGGGCTTCCTGGAGCTCTCCGACACCCGCTACGTCGGTGCCGGCGTGCTGGCCTCCGCCGTCGGTATGGACAAGCACTTCATGAAGGTTGTCTTTGAATCCGCCGGGCTCCACGTGGGGCCGTACATCGCCGTGACGGACCGGCAGTGGCTCAATGATCCTGAGACCGTCCGCAAGCGTGTGGACCGGCTCGGCTTCCCCGTGTTCGTGAAGCCGGCCCGGGCCGGATCTTCCATGGGCATCTCCAAGGTCGACTCCATGGAGGGCCTGGACGGCGCGATCGAGGCTGCCCGCCAGCACGATCCCAAGCTGGTCATCGAGGCCGGCATCACGGGCCGCGAGATTGAATGCGCCGTGCTGGAAGGCCGGGGGACCGACGCTCCCCGGACCTCCATGCCGGGCGAGATCTCCGTGGCCGGCCGAGGGCACGAGTTCTACGACTTCAACGCCAAGTACGTGGAGGACAACGCCGCCGCGCTCAGCTGCCCGGCCGACCTCCCCGAGGAAGCCATCGCCCGGGTCCGCGAACTGGCCGCCGTCGCGTTCGACGCCGTCGGTGCCGAGGGCCTGAGCCGGGTCGACTTCTTCTACACACCCGGGGGAGAGCTGATCATCAACGAGATCAACACGATGCCCGGGTTCACACCGAAGAGCATGTACCCGCAGATGTGGAAGGCCTCAGGGCTGGGCTACCCGGAGCTGATCGACGAGCTCATCTACCTCGCGCTGCACCGCAAGACCGGGCTGCGGTAG
- a CDS encoding SDR family NAD(P)-dependent oxidoreductase: MSASSNPFTVAGGVVLVTGAAMGMGRLYALRAAREGAAVVLLWDLDADGLARTAAEVAALGARAVTRVVDLADRRSIADAAAEARAEGPLALLVNNAGIVRGAYFWDHSPERDIALTMDVNALAPMYTTHAFLPDMMADAGRPRRILNVASAAGTVSNPRMSVYAASKWAVIGWSDSLRLELEQRGYRHLRVTTFCPSYISTGMFEGARGPLLTPLMTPEDAVGRAWRATAAGQPQLIAPAMARLGKVLRGILPVRAWDFVGGKVFGIYSTMDRFTGRAAGKAGSR, encoded by the coding sequence ATGTCAGCATCCAGCAATCCTTTCACCGTGGCCGGAGGCGTGGTCCTCGTGACCGGAGCCGCCATGGGCATGGGCCGGCTCTACGCCCTCCGCGCGGCCCGAGAGGGCGCCGCCGTCGTCCTGCTTTGGGACCTCGACGCGGACGGACTGGCGCGCACCGCCGCCGAGGTAGCCGCGCTCGGGGCGCGCGCCGTCACCCGGGTGGTGGACCTGGCCGACCGCCGGTCAATCGCCGACGCCGCCGCGGAGGCCAGGGCCGAGGGGCCGCTGGCGCTGCTGGTCAACAACGCCGGGATCGTCCGCGGCGCATATTTCTGGGACCACTCTCCGGAGCGAGACATCGCCCTGACCATGGACGTCAACGCGCTGGCTCCGATGTACACCACCCATGCGTTCCTGCCGGACATGATGGCCGACGCCGGCCGTCCCCGCCGGATCCTGAACGTCGCCTCGGCGGCGGGTACCGTGTCCAATCCCCGGATGAGCGTGTACGCGGCCTCCAAATGGGCGGTCATCGGCTGGAGCGACTCGCTCAGGCTGGAACTCGAGCAGCGGGGCTACCGCCACCTCAGGGTGACCACGTTCTGCCCCAGCTATATCTCCACCGGCATGTTCGAGGGCGCCCGGGGTCCCCTGCTGACCCCGCTGATGACCCCCGAGGACGCGGTGGGCCGGGCCTGGCGTGCCACCGCCGCCGGGCAGCCGCAACTGATCGCCCCCGCCATGGCCAGGCTGGGCAAGGTCCTGCGCGGCATCCTGCCGGTGCGGGCCTGGGATTTTGTGGGCGGGAAGGTCTTCGGAATCTACTCCACGATGGACAGGTTCACCGGCCGCGCCGCCGGTAAGGCAGGCTCCCGGTGA
- a CDS encoding ATP-dependent DNA helicase RecG codes for MTAELGLGLERRIGKRSAAVIEKHLGITTVGGLLNYFPRRYLSRGELTPISEVPLDEEVTLIARVVSNSTRPMRARRGSLTDVVISDDAGAAGGVRSPGAGMPGTLKVSFFNGFRAKAELQPGRRAMFSGKVTRYGGSLGLTNPDFLLLDEDPDAPGMDPEKLAVMPIPVYPATAKLTSWSIQKVISTLVDTIELDTLGDPLPADITAREKFLPVAEAYRLIHAPQAPADWNRARDRFRYQEALVLQSALARRRAQLAAEEATARRPLGGGLLASFDRQLPFTLTAGQSAVGKTLAGELAQDSPMNRLLQGEVGSGKTIVALRAMLQVVDAGGQAALLAPTEVLAAQHFESIRRTLGPLSRDGMLGGFGPDAVQVTLLTGSMPTAARKQAMLDAASGTAGIVIGTHALLSDNVSFYDLGLIVVDEQHRFGVEQRDALRSKATKPPHLLVMTATPIPRTVAMTVFGDLETSVLDELPAGRAPISTHVVGLAEHPAWATRIWTRSREEIDAGHQVYVVCPKIGADDDGDFSPGEAEPSAADLEGDNGSRELASVTGVVDYLRDEPALAGVPLAPLHGRQDPVLKSGTMAAFTANETKLLVSTTVIEVGVDVHNATLMVILDADRFGISQLHQLRGRVGRGGLPGTCLLVTTLEPGHPSRRRLDAVAATTDGFALSQEDLKLRREGDILGASQSGGRSTLKLLRVLEHEDVIARARQDAQRIVGADPSLAAHPELAEAIDEYLNPEKEAFLERG; via the coding sequence ATGACCGCTGAACTTGGACTGGGCCTGGAACGCAGGATCGGAAAACGCTCGGCCGCGGTCATTGAAAAACACCTCGGCATCACCACCGTCGGCGGCCTGCTGAACTACTTCCCGCGCCGCTACCTCAGCCGTGGCGAGCTCACCCCTATCAGCGAGGTCCCGCTCGACGAGGAAGTGACCCTCATCGCCCGGGTGGTTTCCAACAGCACCCGTCCCATGCGCGCCCGGCGGGGTTCCCTCACCGACGTCGTGATTTCCGACGACGCCGGGGCCGCCGGGGGCGTCCGGTCCCCGGGGGCCGGGATGCCGGGCACCCTGAAGGTGAGCTTCTTCAACGGCTTCCGGGCCAAGGCCGAGCTCCAGCCCGGCCGCCGTGCCATGTTCTCGGGCAAGGTGACCCGTTACGGCGGCTCGCTGGGCCTGACCAACCCCGACTTCCTGCTGCTGGACGAGGATCCTGACGCTCCGGGAATGGATCCGGAGAAGCTGGCCGTCATGCCCATCCCGGTGTACCCGGCCACCGCAAAGCTCACCAGCTGGTCCATCCAGAAGGTCATCTCCACGCTAGTGGACACCATTGAGCTGGACACCCTGGGCGACCCGCTGCCGGCGGACATCACGGCCCGGGAGAAGTTCCTGCCGGTCGCAGAGGCCTACCGGCTGATCCACGCCCCGCAGGCCCCGGCCGACTGGAATCGGGCCCGGGACCGCTTCCGATACCAGGAAGCCCTCGTGCTCCAGTCAGCCCTCGCCCGGCGCCGCGCCCAGCTCGCCGCCGAGGAAGCCACGGCCCGCCGGCCGCTCGGCGGGGGGCTGCTGGCCTCCTTCGACCGCCAGTTGCCGTTCACCCTGACCGCCGGCCAGTCCGCCGTCGGCAAGACGCTCGCCGGGGAACTCGCCCAGGACTCGCCGATGAACCGGCTGCTGCAGGGCGAGGTCGGCTCCGGCAAGACCATCGTGGCCCTGCGCGCCATGCTGCAGGTGGTCGACGCCGGGGGACAGGCGGCCCTGCTGGCGCCCACCGAGGTCCTCGCCGCCCAGCACTTCGAATCCATCCGCCGCACCCTCGGCCCGCTGTCCCGGGACGGGATGCTCGGCGGCTTCGGGCCGGACGCCGTCCAGGTCACGCTGCTCACCGGATCCATGCCCACCGCCGCCCGGAAGCAGGCCATGCTCGACGCCGCCTCCGGCACGGCCGGGATCGTGATCGGAACCCACGCCCTGCTCAGCGACAATGTCTCCTTCTATGACCTCGGGCTGATCGTCGTGGACGAACAGCACCGCTTCGGCGTCGAACAGCGCGACGCGCTGCGCTCCAAGGCCACCAAACCGCCGCACCTGCTGGTCATGACCGCCACGCCCATCCCCAGGACCGTGGCGATGACGGTGTTCGGCGACCTCGAAACCTCCGTGCTGGATGAACTGCCGGCCGGACGTGCACCCATTTCCACCCACGTGGTGGGCCTCGCCGAACACCCCGCGTGGGCCACCCGGATCTGGACCCGCTCCCGGGAAGAGATCGACGCCGGCCACCAGGTGTACGTCGTCTGCCCCAAGATCGGCGCGGACGACGACGGCGACTTCAGCCCCGGCGAGGCCGAACCGTCGGCCGCGGACCTGGAAGGGGACAACGGTTCCCGGGAACTGGCGTCCGTGACCGGCGTCGTCGACTACCTCCGGGACGAGCCGGCGCTCGCCGGGGTGCCGCTGGCGCCCCTCCACGGCCGCCAGGACCCCGTCCTCAAGTCCGGGACCATGGCCGCGTTCACCGCCAACGAGACCAAACTCCTGGTCTCCACCACCGTGATCGAAGTCGGCGTGGACGTCCACAACGCGACCCTCATGGTGATCCTCGACGCCGACAGGTTCGGCATCTCCCAGCTCCACCAGCTCCGCGGCCGGGTGGGCCGTGGCGGGCTGCCCGGTACCTGCCTGCTGGTGACCACGCTGGAACCCGGCCATCCCAGCCGTCGCCGCCTCGACGCGGTCGCCGCCACCACGGACGGCTTCGCGCTTTCGCAGGAGGACCTCAAGCTGCGCCGGGAAGGGGACATCCTGGGGGCCTCGCAGTCGGGCGGCCGTTCCACGCTGAAGCTGCTGCGGGTGCTCGAACACGAGGACGTGATCGCCCGGGCCAGGCAGGACGCGCAGCGGATCGTCGGCGCCGATCCGTCCCTGGCGGCCCACCCCGAACTCGCCGAGGCGATTGACGAATACCTGAACCCGGAGAAGGAGGCGTTCCTTGAACGCGGCTAG
- the coaD gene encoding pantetheine-phosphate adenylyltransferase: MRRAVCPGSFDPIHHGHLEVIARAAGLFDEVIVAVSTNYAKTYRFSLEERIDMAKETLASLRGIVVEPVGEGLLAEYCRQRGVSAIVKGLRSSSDFDYELPMATMNRQLTGVETVFLPAESRYLHLSSTLIKEVFTLGGDVSDFVPKSVLKRLNSGEPDRDQPRRG; the protein is encoded by the coding sequence ATGAGACGCGCCGTATGCCCTGGCTCCTTCGACCCCATCCATCATGGACACCTGGAAGTGATTGCCCGGGCCGCCGGACTCTTTGACGAGGTCATCGTGGCCGTGTCCACGAACTACGCCAAGACATACCGCTTCAGCCTCGAGGAGCGGATCGACATGGCCAAGGAAACGCTCGCCTCGCTGCGCGGCATCGTGGTGGAGCCGGTGGGGGAGGGCCTGCTGGCCGAGTACTGCCGCCAGCGCGGGGTGTCCGCCATCGTCAAGGGCCTCCGCTCGTCCTCGGACTTTGACTACGAGCTGCCCATGGCCACCATGAACCGCCAGCTCACCGGCGTCGAAACTGTCTTCCTGCCCGCGGAAAGCCGCTACCTGCACCTGTCCTCCACCCTGATCAAGGAAGTGTTCACGCTCGGCGGGGATGTCTCGGACTTTGTGCCCAAGTCCGTGCTGAAACGGCTGAACTCCGGCGAGCCGGACCGGGACCAGCCGCGCAGAGGGTAA
- a CDS encoding DUF3515 family protein, whose amino-acid sequence MHQLRTQGSVRPLLILAAAAAGLVLSGCSPVVDVAPAKDAANAACAPMMLALPDVIGEARLRKTNSQATSAWGDPSLVVLRCGVNVPGPTTDRCVTVNGVDWVIKEGDPVWTLTTYGREPATEILMDPDKISSATVLADLAVSAQKIKATRNCVGQEDLQNLPSTK is encoded by the coding sequence ATGCACCAGCTCCGCACCCAGGGTTCCGTCCGTCCGCTCCTGATCCTGGCTGCAGCCGCCGCCGGGCTGGTGCTGAGCGGTTGCTCGCCGGTCGTGGATGTGGCCCCGGCGAAGGATGCGGCGAATGCTGCCTGCGCGCCGATGATGCTGGCCTTGCCTGACGTGATCGGCGAGGCCAGGCTGCGGAAGACCAACAGCCAGGCGACGTCGGCGTGGGGTGACCCCTCGCTCGTGGTCCTGCGCTGCGGCGTCAACGTCCCCGGGCCCACCACCGACCGCTGCGTCACGGTGAACGGCGTCGACTGGGTCATCAAGGAAGGCGACCCGGTGTGGACGCTGACCACCTACGGGCGCGAACCGGCCACGGAGATCCTGATGGATCCGGACAAGATCAGTTCCGCCACCGTGCTGGCAGACCTCGCCGTCTCCGCCCAGAAGATCAAGGCAACCCGGAACTGCGTGGGCCAGGAAGACCTGCAGAACCTGCCCTCCACCAAGTAG
- a CDS encoding aminotransferase class I/II-fold pyridoxal phosphate-dependent enzyme, producing MTAALQFPWQRAATGANLLSPDGTLGVTIFEEMTTLALRSGAINLGQGFPDEDGPAEIKAAAQSAIAAGYNQYAPGKGIIELREAISLHQERFYGLTPDPQTEIIVTTGATEAIAASLLALVGPGDEVLTFEPFYDSYGAIIGLSGARHVTAPLLAPDFMPDLDALEAAFSSRTKVVLVNNPHNPTGAVFPREVLERVVELAARHDAVIITDEVYEHLTFGARHIPVATLPGAAERTLTISSAGKTFSFTGWKIGWLSGPEHLVAAARTVKQFLSYSSGTPFQGAIAVGLGLPEEFYAGIADTLRLKRDILSEGLRAAGFDVFTPEGTYFVNVDTAPLGITDSVDLARRLPELVGVAAIPVPVFCHPEGAERTRSLLRFAFCKRIDVLQEAAGRLATLRDRI from the coding sequence GTGACCGCCGCACTCCAGTTCCCCTGGCAGCGTGCCGCGACCGGCGCCAACCTGCTGTCCCCCGACGGCACCCTGGGTGTCACTATCTTCGAGGAAATGACCACGCTCGCGCTCAGGAGCGGCGCCATCAACCTCGGCCAGGGCTTCCCTGACGAGGACGGTCCGGCCGAGATCAAGGCGGCCGCGCAGTCCGCCATCGCGGCGGGCTACAACCAGTACGCCCCGGGCAAGGGCATCATTGAACTGCGCGAGGCAATCTCCCTGCACCAGGAGCGCTTCTATGGGCTGACCCCGGACCCGCAGACGGAAATCATCGTCACCACCGGCGCCACCGAGGCCATTGCCGCCTCGCTGCTCGCCCTCGTGGGCCCCGGCGACGAGGTCCTCACCTTCGAACCGTTCTACGATTCCTACGGGGCCATCATCGGCCTGTCCGGCGCCCGCCACGTCACGGCCCCCCTGCTGGCCCCTGACTTCATGCCGGACCTGGACGCCCTCGAAGCGGCGTTCAGCAGCCGCACCAAGGTGGTGCTGGTGAACAACCCGCACAACCCGACCGGTGCGGTGTTCCCCCGCGAGGTGTTGGAACGCGTCGTCGAACTCGCCGCCAGGCACGACGCCGTCATCATCACCGACGAGGTCTACGAACACCTCACCTTCGGTGCCCGGCACATCCCGGTGGCCACCCTGCCGGGAGCAGCGGAACGCACCCTGACCATCTCCTCGGCCGGGAAGACGTTCTCCTTCACCGGCTGGAAGATCGGCTGGCTCAGCGGCCCGGAACACCTCGTCGCCGCCGCCCGGACGGTCAAGCAGTTCCTGAGCTACAGCTCCGGCACCCCATTCCAGGGCGCCATCGCCGTGGGGCTGGGGCTGCCGGAGGAGTTTTACGCCGGGATCGCCGATACCCTCCGGCTCAAACGCGACATCCTCAGCGAGGGCCTCCGCGCGGCGGGGTTCGACGTTTTCACCCCTGAGGGCACGTACTTCGTCAACGTCGACACCGCGCCGCTGGGCATCACGGATTCCGTGGACCTGGCCCGGCGGCTCCCGGAGCTGGTGGGGGTCGCGGCTATTCCGGTGCCGGTTTTCTGCCATCCCGAAGGTGCCGAGCGCACCCGCAGCCTGCTGCGCTTCGCGTTCTGCAAGCGGATCGATGTCCTGCAAGAAGCCGCCGGGCGGCTCGCGACCCTGCGCGACAGGATCTGA
- a CDS encoding YceD family protein — MRTLKEHVPAPGDLGVALIGVQEGSDVGLDLRLEAVHEGILVSGTASVHVTGECGRCLDPLAYDQEVDVQELFFYEDAVFSDEEDEEEQYRIEHDLIDLEPVLRDAVVTMLPFQPVCREDCQGLCSECGVRLEDEPGHHHEIVDPRWAALADLAKPDRQN; from the coding sequence ATGCGGACGCTGAAGGAACATGTACCCGCACCGGGTGATCTCGGTGTGGCGCTCATTGGCGTGCAGGAAGGCTCGGATGTCGGGCTGGATCTGCGGCTCGAGGCCGTACACGAAGGAATCCTGGTATCAGGAACCGCAAGCGTCCATGTAACGGGCGAATGCGGACGATGCCTGGATCCCCTTGCGTATGACCAAGAGGTCGATGTGCAAGAACTTTTCTTCTACGAGGACGCTGTGTTCTCCGACGAGGAAGACGAAGAAGAGCAATATCGAATCGAGCACGATCTGATCGATCTTGAGCCGGTGTTGCGGGACGCAGTTGTAACCATGCTGCCGTTCCAGCCGGTGTGCCGGGAAGACTGCCAGGGCCTTTGCTCCGAATGTGGAGTTCGCCTGGAAGACGAGCCGGGGCATCACCACGAGATCGTAGATCCTCGCTGGGCCGCCCTAGCTGACTTGGCTAAGCCTGACCGGCAAAACTGA
- a CDS encoding fused MFS/spermidine synthase has product MGATPASRFLRTTGQHATIEPDAFTEGGYVLSIGGAEQSHVNLADPSDIFYEYLRRIGHVVDLAAPWGEPVSALHLGAGALTLARYIQATRPGSVQYAVELERELLDFVLAQLPLPEGTQLHPVIGDARAALAELPPDLRFDVVILDIFSGPEAPEHLACTAFYQEAAAKLTARGVLVVNVGDEPGLTLVRSQMAALRRAMADVSAFAEAGMFTGRYPGNIILTGTQGPWPEVWTAALTARGPHPAKVLSGVGLDVLSA; this is encoded by the coding sequence ATGGGCGCGACACCGGCGTCGCGGTTCCTGCGGACCACGGGCCAGCATGCCACGATCGAGCCGGATGCCTTCACTGAGGGCGGCTATGTGCTCAGCATCGGCGGGGCCGAACAGTCGCACGTGAACCTGGCGGACCCCTCGGATATCTTCTACGAATACCTGCGCCGGATCGGCCACGTGGTGGATCTCGCGGCGCCATGGGGCGAACCGGTCAGCGCCCTCCACCTCGGAGCCGGCGCCCTGACGCTGGCCCGCTACATCCAGGCGACCCGGCCCGGCTCCGTGCAGTACGCCGTGGAGCTGGAACGGGAGCTGCTGGACTTCGTGCTGGCGCAGCTGCCGCTGCCCGAGGGCACGCAGCTGCACCCCGTGATCGGCGACGCCCGCGCCGCCCTGGCCGAGCTGCCGCCGGATCTCCGCTTCGACGTCGTGATCCTGGACATCTTCTCCGGACCCGAGGCCCCGGAACACCTTGCCTGCACCGCGTTCTACCAGGAGGCGGCCGCGAAGCTGACCGCCCGTGGCGTGCTGGTCGTCAACGTCGGCGACGAGCCCGGGCTGACCCTCGTGCGGAGCCAGATGGCCGCGCTGCGCCGGGCCATGGCCGACGTCTCCGCCTTCGCCGAAGCCGGCATGTTCACCGGCCGGTATCCCGGGAACATTATCCTGACCGGGACGCAGGGGCCGTGGCCCGAGGTGTGGACCGCGGCGCTCACGGCACGGGGCCCGCATCCGGCCAAGGTGCTCTCCGGCGTTGGACTGGACGTGCTCTCGGCCTAG